The sequence TCTTCTTCAACTCCTTCATGAATACGTACAGACTGATGCAGCTTTTCCATGTAAAATGGGAATCTTCTCCCATCTGGTAATAGTCGATTTCGGTTTGCATTATGCCTATAAAACGGGTGGTCTTCATTGGTTAGGGCAGGACTTATATGTATTTCCATATCCCAAGCATCTTCTCCAAGAGGGGGATTCTTAATATATACCCAGCCATTATTTGGGCCAGAAGTTATCAATGAGCCGCTAGCGCTTGCGGTTGGTATCGTAAAGCCTGTTGTGCCTGGGGCCACTGTGTGTCCTAAATCGCCGGCACTTTCCGGCAATTGCTCTAACGTACCATATCCATCAACTGGTTCCATCGGGGGCTCAGGAAAAGTATCTTCCCACTCCCTAGGTTGTACCGTAGTTTCAAGGGATTTCGTAAAATCCTCGTTGTTAACAGAGGCTGTAACCTCTACAGTACCACTCACAGCCATTGCCCCGATCCAAGTATTGCGTGTTCCGGTATCCCCCGGGATTGGCAGCCCATCTCCTTCCGCATCCGTAAATTCCCAGCTAAAGGTTGGCTCCAGTCCATCGGGCTTTACCGTTGCCGTATATTTCGCGGTCTCACCTCTCGTCACTGTCGCAGGCCCCTCCAAAGTGAGCTCTATAACCGTTATGATAACGTCATCACTCGCTTCGACTAGCTTGCCGTTAGTATCAGTGTAACTGACAGTCAGTCTGGCGGTCTTATTGCCGTGCGTAGTGTAGGTGTAAGACGCCGTCATCCCATTGCCGACCGCTGTGGGATTCGTCTCATCACCAAAAGTCCATTTGCAGTTGAGCACAACGCTGGCAGGGGCATTTGAAACCGAACCAGTGAGCTGGACTGTGTCGCCTTGAGATACGATCTGATCGCTTCCAGCATCAGCAACAGGCGGTTCGTTATAGGATGTAGACCCGCTTCCGGCGGTAGACCTCGTGCCGCCGCCCTGCGTGTTTCTTAGTCTTCTAACCATTGATGGAAACCGCATCGTATTTCTCCTTTGCTAACTACTGTTTAAGCCGTGTGGAATTGTCACCACCGACGCCAATCTATCTTAATCTCCAAAGTTCGTTTGATGCTCCCTAAATTTCGCATCGAACGCCCCCAATAATCAACCCGTATCTATCCTCAAAATCGACCAATTTTTCAGCGTCCGTTAGCACCTCAAACACCGAGAAAAGATCTGTCAAATCCCCACCCAAGGCCTGAAACACGAGCATCTTGTGAGCAAAAAAAAGGTCAAGCCTCAGCTAGAAAAAGGTGTCGTCCTTCACTAAGGTTTGACCTTCGTTAATTCTCTAAATTGTTAAACCAGCAACTATAGGAGGCTTCCTGCACCAAGCTGTGACCCTACAGCTGACCAAAAATCTTCGGCTGTCCCTCCACCGCCACTATCCGATGATTCTGAATCTTAAAGATATAAAGTCCATAACGGTGCTTCTGACGAAACGATTCAAGTGACGCAATCACCTGCTCGTAGTCCGATATATTTAGTTTATCATGTTTATCACCATGTCGCAATGCCGATTTTTTTTCATTTAGGGTCATTTATGGTGAATGAGACAAATAAGTGGACATTTGCCAAAGTCCCTCTTCATTCCCCCCTGACAAGGGGGGTAGGGCTTTAGGTCATTATTCGTAGGTACAGATTGCCTAATCTGTACATCGAGGGCGGGACTTAGGTCGTTGTGCGTGGGTACAGATTTCCGTTCGTAGTAGCGCAATTCATTGCGCGTTCTTATCGCCGTTTGCAGTTGCCCTTCATTCCCCCCCGCTTGCGGGGGGCTAGGGGGGTTGGCTTCACTGTGGGAGGGATTTCCAAATCCCGATAGCCCAATCTCCCGGTTGCAACTTTTCAAGCAAAATGGTTAAAAAGCCGAAAACTGAATAGCCCTATCGCTCGGCTTGGATAGACATATCCAAGCCATCTTTGCGAGGCAGTAGCCAATTTG is a genomic window of Candidatus Poribacteria bacterium containing:
- a CDS encoding PKD domain-containing protein, yielding MRFPSMVRRLRNTQGGGTRSTAGSGSTSYNEPPVADAGSDQIVSQGDTVQLTGSVSNAPASVVLNCKWTFGDETNPTAVGNGMTASYTYTTHGNKTARLTVSYTDTNGKLVEASDDVIITVIELTLEGPATVTRGETAKYTATVKPDGLEPTFSWEFTDAEGDGLPIPGDTGTRNTWIGAMAVSGTVEVTASVNNEDFTKSLETTVQPREWEDTFPEPPMEPVDGYGTLEQLPESAGDLGHTVAPGTTGFTIPTASASGSLITSGPNNGWVYIKNPPLGEDAWDMEIHISPALTNEDHPFYRHNANRNRLLPDGRRFPFYMEKLHQSVRIHEGVEEDPDGHYKSHMGEGFDQISNDPINPWAEDKVKYQNTGGVAQKFIDQIQMDLNTKLERVRTKFERHPVSKYFDPDPRRRFERIPPPNFEY